A single genomic interval of Ischnura elegans chromosome 3, ioIscEleg1.1, whole genome shotgun sequence harbors:
- the LOC124155468 gene encoding ras-related protein Rab-5B, translated as MANRPGVQRPNGPTQGKICQFKLVLLGESAVGKSSLVLRFVKGQFHEYQESTIGAAFLTQTVCLDDTTVKFEIWDTAGQERYHSLAPMYYRGAQAAIVVYDITNQDTFGRAKTWVKELQRQASPSIVIALAGNKADLANKRVVEKEEAQSYAEENGLLFMETSAKTAVNVNDIFLAIAKKLPKSEQGVGGAGTSGQARRLVESEGGAQKAPGSTCCK; from the exons ATGGCTAATCGTCCGGGTGTCCAGAGGCCAAATGGACCCACGCAAGGAAAAATATGTCAGTTTAAGCTTGTTCTTTTAGGAGAGTCGGCCGTCGGAAAATCTAGTTTAGTGTTAAGGTTTGTCAAAGGGCAGTTTCACGAATATCAGGAGAGTACAATCGGAG CTGCATTCCTTACACAAACCGTGTGCTTGGATGACACAACTGTCAAATTTGAGATTTGGGACACAGCTGGACAAGAGCGTTACCACAGTTTGGCACCAATGTACTATCGAGGTGCTCAGGCCGCTATTGTAGTGTACGACATTACTAATCAG GATACATTTGGTCGTGCCAAGACGTGGGTGAAGGAACTTCAGCGTCAGGCATCTCCTAGTATTGTGATAGCCCTGGCTGGCAACAAGGCGGACCTTGCTAATAAACGGGTTGTGGAGAAGGAAGAAGCCCAGAGTTATGCTGAAGAGAATGGTCTTCTATTCATGGAGACGTCAGCAAAGACTGCAGTTAATGTGAATGATATATTTCTTGCCATTG CGAAAAAGCTTCCAAAGAGTGAGCAGGGCGTGGGTGGCGCAGGGACGAGTGGGCAGGCGAGGAGGCTGGTGGAGTCGGAGGGAGGCGCCCAGAAGGCGCCTGGCAGTACGTGCTGCAAGTGA